In Paractinoplanes brasiliensis, the following proteins share a genomic window:
- a CDS encoding aspartate-semialdehyde dehydrogenase encodes MRIGIVGATGQVGSVMRRILAEREFPVGQLRLFASARSAGRTLGWGPGEVTVEDAATADYSGLDIVLFSAGKGSSKELAPRVAEAGAVVIDNSSAWRMDPDVPLVVSEVNPGAIHNRPKGIIANPNCTTMAAMPVLRPLHDEAGLVSLVATTYQAVSGAGLAGVSELDEQVKKVSDRATELTHDGSAVEFPAPRSFAKPIAFNVLPLAGSIVDDGRDETDEEQKLRNESRKILDLPSLLVSGTCVRVPVFTGHSLQINARFARPLTPARVRELLAGAPGVELSDVPTPLEAAGRDASYVGRIRADETVENGIALFVSNDNLRKGAALNAVQVAELVAATL; translated from the coding sequence ATGAGGATCGGCATTGTGGGCGCGACGGGACAGGTGGGCAGCGTCATGCGGCGCATCCTGGCCGAGCGCGAATTCCCTGTTGGGCAGCTCCGCCTTTTCGCGTCCGCTCGCAGCGCGGGCCGCACGCTCGGTTGGGGCCCCGGTGAGGTGACCGTCGAGGACGCGGCGACCGCCGACTACAGCGGTCTCGACATCGTCCTGTTCTCGGCCGGCAAGGGTAGCTCCAAGGAGCTCGCGCCGCGCGTCGCCGAGGCCGGCGCGGTGGTCATCGACAACTCGTCGGCTTGGCGCATGGACCCCGACGTCCCGCTGGTCGTGAGCGAGGTCAACCCCGGCGCGATTCACAACCGCCCCAAGGGCATCATCGCCAACCCGAACTGCACGACCATGGCGGCGATGCCGGTGCTGCGCCCGCTGCACGACGAGGCCGGGCTGGTTTCGCTGGTCGCCACCACCTATCAGGCCGTCTCCGGCGCCGGGCTGGCCGGCGTCAGCGAACTCGACGAGCAGGTGAAGAAGGTCTCCGACCGCGCCACCGAGCTCACCCACGACGGCTCGGCCGTCGAGTTCCCGGCCCCGCGCTCGTTCGCCAAGCCGATCGCGTTCAACGTGCTGCCGCTGGCCGGCTCGATCGTGGACGACGGCCGCGACGAGACCGACGAGGAGCAGAAGCTTCGCAACGAGAGCCGCAAGATCCTCGATCTGCCGTCGCTGCTGGTCTCGGGCACGTGCGTCCGCGTCCCGGTCTTCACCGGCCACTCGCTGCAGATCAACGCCCGTTTCGCCCGGCCGCTCACGCCCGCGCGTGTTCGCGAGCTGCTCGCCGGCGCGCCCGGCGTCGAGCTGTCCGACGTGCCCACGCCGCTCGAGGCGGCCGGCCGCGACGCCTCGTACGTGGGCCGCATCCGCGCCGACGAGACGGTGGAGAACGGCATTGCCCTGTTCGTCTCCAACGACAACCTGCGCAAGGGCGCGGCGCTCAACGCTGTGCAGGTCGCCGAGCTGGTGGCGGCCACGCTGTAG
- a CDS encoding class I SAM-dependent methyltransferase, producing MATYTHGHHESVLRSHRWRTAENSAAYLLPHLSSGVAVLDVGCGPGTITADFATLVTPARVTALERTEEALGLARAEITRRGLTNVEFVVGDVHRLDFGDDTFDVVHAHQVLQHVGDPVAALREMRRVTKPGGLIAVRDSDYAAFAWYPRLPELDEWLALYERVARGNGGEPDAGRRLLAWAHAAGLTDVRATSSTWCFATPADREWWGGMWADRILQSDMAATAERTGAAGRDDLARISRAWRDWAAHPDGWMSLLHGELIARV from the coding sequence ATGGCGACGTACACGCACGGGCATCACGAATCGGTCTTGCGCTCGCATCGCTGGCGCACCGCAGAGAATTCGGCGGCCTACCTGTTGCCGCATCTTTCCTCCGGCGTGGCGGTGCTCGACGTCGGCTGCGGCCCCGGCACCATCACGGCCGACTTCGCGACTCTCGTCACACCCGCTCGGGTCACCGCCCTGGAACGCACCGAGGAGGCGCTCGGGCTGGCGCGGGCCGAGATCACCCGGCGCGGCCTGACCAACGTCGAGTTCGTGGTCGGCGACGTGCACCGGCTCGACTTCGGCGACGACACCTTCGACGTGGTGCACGCGCATCAGGTGCTGCAGCATGTCGGCGACCCGGTGGCGGCGCTGCGCGAGATGCGCCGGGTCACCAAACCGGGCGGCCTGATCGCCGTACGGGACAGCGACTATGCGGCTTTTGCCTGGTATCCACGGCTACCCGAGCTGGACGAGTGGCTGGCGCTCTACGAGCGGGTGGCGCGGGGCAACGGCGGCGAGCCCGACGCGGGGCGGCGCCTGCTGGCCTGGGCCCACGCCGCCGGTCTGACGGATGTGCGGGCGACGTCGAGCACGTGGTGCTTCGCGACACCGGCCGACCGCGAGTGGTGGGGCGGCATGTGGGCCGACCGCATCCTGCAGTCCGACATGGCGGCCACCGCCGAACGCACCGGCGCGGCCGGCCGTGACGACCTCGCCCGCATCT